From the Cydia splendana chromosome 27, ilCydSple1.2, whole genome shotgun sequence genome, one window contains:
- the LOC134803810 gene encoding putative fatty acyl-CoA reductase CG5065 has translation MASCVNGHFGSQEYVPVAEFYADKSVFVTGGTGFMGKVLVEKLLRSCPKIKNIYLLMRPKRGQDVASRLTELTQSPLFETLRKERPFELNKIVPIVGDITEPELGISVSDQAMLCQKVSVVFHSAATVKFDEKLKLSVTINMLGTQQLVQLCHRMLLLEALVHVSTAYCNCERERVEETVYAPPAHPEHVVTLVQTLPDELVDRITPDLVGDRPNTYTFTKALAEDMLIKECGKLPVAIVRPSIVLSSLREPVQGWVDNWNGPNGIIAAVGKGIFRSMLGTGARVADLVPVDTVINLMIVCAWRTSQRRNDGVLVYNCCTGQQNPITWQRFVRTSFKYMRKHPFSEVLWYPGGDITNNRLKHSTLSLIEHRAPAFVMDTFARATGKKPMMMRVQNKLEKAAACLEYFTTRQWAFADDNVQALCTALSPEDRRIFDFNVRNIDWDAYIESYVLGIRRFLFKESPDTLPRSRTRLRRLHIVHILTQVAAVFFLWRFLFSRSNALRNFWRRILDFITRAARMLAIA, from the exons ATGGCGTCTTGTGTGAACGGACATTTCGGGAGTCAGGAGTACGTGCCCGTGGCTGAGTTCTACGCGGACAAGTCCGTGTTCGTTACGGGGGGCACGGGCTTCATGGGCAAG GTGCTAGTCGAGAAGCTGCTCCGTAGCTGTCCAAAGATCAAGAACATCTATCTTCTGATGCGACCGAAACGGGGGCAAGATGTGGCATCTCGTCTCACTGAACTCACACAGTCACCG CTGTTCGAGACATTACGGAAAGAACGGCCGTTCGAGCTGAACAAGATTGTGCCCATCGTCGGCGATATAACGGAACCCGAACTTGGAATCAGCGTCTCCGACCAGGCCATGCTTTGCCAAAAG gtGTCCGTGGTATTCCACTCCGCAGCCACAGTGAAATTTGACGAGAAACTCAAACTGTCGGTCACCATCAACATGCTTGGCACCCAGCAGCTCGTCCAGCTCTGTCATCGCATGCTCCTTCTAGAG GCCCTAGTCCACGTCTCGACTGCATACTGCAACTGTGAGCGCGAACGCGTAGAAGAAACGGTATACGCGCCTCCAGCGCACCCTGAACACGTTGTCACCCTGGTGCAGACCTTACCAGATGAACTGGTGGATAGAATCACTCCTGATCTCGTTG gtGACCGGCCGAACACGTATACATTCACGAAGGCGCTCGCGGAAGACATGCTTATCAAGGAGTGTGGCAAGCTGCCTGTGGCCATCGTTCGGCCGTCCATCG TGCTGTCCTCGCTCCGAGAACCGGTCCAGGGTTGGGTGGACAACTGGAATGGGCCGAACGGCATCATTGCTGCCGTCGGCAAAGGCATCTTCAGGAGCATGTTGGGCACCGGGGCTCGGGTGGCCGACCTGGTCCCTGTGGACACTGTCATCAATCTGATGATCGTGTGCGCGTGGAGGACAAGCCAGAGACG GAATGACGGTGTGCTTGTTTATAACTGCTGCACTGGCCAGCAGAACCCCATCACGTGGCAGCGGTTCGTGCGGACCAGCTTCAAATACATGCGGAAACATCCCTTCA GTGAGGTTCTCTGGTACCCCGGCGGCGATATCACGAACAACCGTCTCAAGCACTCCACTCTCTCGCTAATCGAACACCGAGCACCCGCCTTCGTGATGGACACCTTTGCGAGGGCCACTGGAAAGAAACCCAT GATGATGCGGGTGCAAAATAAGCTTGAAAAAGCGGCAGCATGCCTTGAATATTTCACCACCCGCCAATGGGCGTTCGCGGATGACAACGTGCAAGCCCTGTGCACGGCTCTATCGCCAGAGGACAGACGCATTTTCGACTTTAATGTCAG AAACATCGACTGGGACGCCTACATAGAGAGCTACGTGCTCGGCATCAGGAGGTTCTTGTTCAAGGAGAGTCCGGACACGCTGCCAAGGTCCAGGACTCGTCTCCGGAG GTTACACATAGTCCACATCCTCACCCAAGTGGCGGCCGTCTTCTTCCTCTGGAGATTCCTCTTCTCTCGCTCCAACGCGTTGCGTAACTTCTGGCGGCGCATACTAGACTTCATAACACGCGCGGCGAGAATGCTCGCCATAGCCTGA